One window of Oncorhynchus masou masou isolate Uvic2021 chromosome 28, UVic_Omas_1.1, whole genome shotgun sequence genomic DNA carries:
- the LOC135517764 gene encoding sulfate transporter-like encodes MEEAKVTEVPHLERRVRQRKEPMTVLKTKLSRSLSCSVPRVKNLLTGFFPVVLWLPKYKLKEYIWGDLISGLIIGIILVPQAIAYCLLAGVDPIYGLYTSFFANIIYFFMGTSRHVSVGIFSLMSLMVGQVVDREVYKAGFKLDDTKAATVDGFLNVTEDSDSSAVNLTIGAFGMECGKECYAISIAAALTFLAGIYQVLMAVFRLGFVSVYLSAPMLDGFATGASFTILTVQAKYLLGLQIPRHQGYGTVVVIWINIFSNIQNTNYCDLITSVICISVLVLGKELQDRYKDRLKIPLPTELVVVVGATLVSHFVDFHGRYNSSVSGAIPTGFIPPKVPSFGLMPRVALDAIPLAVISFAFTVSLSEMFAKKNGYTVRPNQEMLAIGFCNIIPSFFHCFTTSAALAKTMVKDSTGCQTQVSSIVSAFVVLLVLLFFAPFFYSLQKCVLACIIIVSLRGALRKFRDVPSKWRVSKMDAVVWMVTMSTSALISVEMGLVVGVVFSILCIIVQTQKPKVSLLGQVHDTVYYEDLEEYENLMSLPKLKIFRFQAPLYYANKDFFLKSLYKAVGVEPFLEMTRRMEAEKRSERMAAKEVGRDDKTNGEVNVGLVSRELDFHTIILDCSAMPFVDSTGMQTFKGIIKDYKEVGVTVLLASCNTTVIDSLRQGSFFGRADKDMERLSFYTVHTAVQFANDRATSAFIGDTLV; translated from the exons ATGGAGGAAGCCAAGGTCACTGAAGTTCCCCACCTGGAGCGGAGGGTCCGGCAGCGGAAAGAGCCCATGACCGTTCTGAAGACCAAGCTGAGCCGTAGCCTGTCCTGCTCTGTGCCCAGGGTCAAGAACCTCTTGACTGGGTTCTTCCCTGTGGTGCTCTGGCTTCCCAAGTACAAGCTGAAAGAGTATATCTGGGGTGATCTCATATCAGGCCTCATCATAGGCATCATTCTGGTGCCCCAGGCCATCGCCTACTGCCTGCTGGCCGGAGTGGACCCTATCTATGGCCTCTACACCTCCTTTTTCGCCAACATAATCTACTTCTTCATGGGGACCTCCAGGCACGTGTCTGTGGGCATCTTCAGTCTTATGAGCCTCATGGTGGGCCAGGTTGTGGACAGAGAGGTGTATAAGGCAGGGTTCAAGCTGGATGACACCAAAGCAGCCACCGTAGATGGATTCTTAAACGTAACAGAAGACTCAGACAGCTCAGCCGTCAACCTGACAATAGGGGCCTTCGGCATGGAGTGTGGGAAAGAATGTTATGCCATCAGCATTGCAGCAGCCTTGACGTTTTTGGCTGGGATTTACCAG GTATTGATGGCTGTGTTCAGACTGGGCTTTGTCTCCGTCTACCTCTCGGCTCCCATGCTGGACGGCTTCGCCACAGGTGCATCGTTCACCATCCTCACCGTCCAAGCCAAGTACCTACTGGGGCTCCAGATCCCTCGCCACCAGGGCTACGGCACTGTGGTGGTCATCTGGATCAATATCTTCAGTAACATCCAGAACACCAACTACTGTGACCTCATCACCAGCGTCATCTGCATCTCTGTCCTGGTATTGGGGAAGGAGCTCCAAGATCGCTACAAGGATCGTCTGAAGATCCCTCTGCCCACAGAGCTGGTAGTGGTGGTAGGCGCTACACTGGTGTCCCACTTTGTAGACTTCCACGGACGGTACAACTCCAGTGTCTCTGGTGCTATCCCCACAGGCTTCATCCCCCCTAAGGTGCCCAGTTTTGGTCTGATGCCCCGGGTGGCCTTGGATGCCATCCCACTGGCTGTGATCAGCTTTGCCTTCACGGTTTCCCTCTCTGAGATGTTTGCCAAGAAGAACGGCTACACTGTCCGGCCCAACCAGGAGATGTTGGCCATTGGTTTCTGTAACATTATCCCTTCCTTCTTCCACTGTTTCACCACCAGTGCTGCCCTGGCTAAAACTATGGTGAAAGACTCCACGGGCTGCCAGACTCAGGTCTCCAGCATTGTAAGTGCCTTTGTCGTTCTCCTGGTCCTGCTCTTCTTCGCCCCCTTCTTTTATTCCCTCCAGAAGTGCGTCCTGGCCTGTATCATCATCGTCAGCCTGAGGGGAGCTCTCCGTAAGTTCAGAGACGTGCCCAGTAAGTGGCGCGTCAGTAAGATGGACGCTGTCGTCTGGATGGTGACTATGAGTACCTCAGCACTGATCAGTGTGGAGATGGGGCTGGTGGTTGGGGTGGTTTTCTCTATCCTCTGTATCATCGTCCAGACCCAGAAGCCCAAGGTTTCTCTGCTAGGACAGGTCCATGACACTGTCTACTACGAGGATTTGGAGGAGTATGAAAACCTCATGTCCCTCCCTAAACTGAAGATCTTCCGCTTCCAGGCCCCGCTCTACTATGCAAACAAGGACTTCTTCCTGAAGTCGCTGTACAAGGCCGTGGGCGTGGAACCCTTCCTGGAGATGACCAGGAGGATGGAAGCAGAGAAACGCTCTGAAAGAATGGCAGCGAAGGAAGTCGGGAGAGACGACAAGACTAATGGAGAGGTGAATGTAGGGCTGGTATCCAGAGAACTTGACTTCCACACTATCATCTTAGACTGCTCTGCCATGCCCTTCGTAGACTCCACAGGGATGCAAACCTTCAAAGGGATCATTAAAGACTATAAGGAGGTGGGTGTCACAGTGCTGCTAGCAAGCTGTAATACAACGGTCATAGATTCTCTCAGACAAGGCTCTTTCTTTGGGAGGGCTGACAAAGACATGGAACGCTTGTCattctatactgtacatactgcagTTCAATTTGCCAATGACAGGGCAACATCTGCATTTATTGGTGACACATTGGTGTAG